In Bacillus sp. KH172YL63, one genomic interval encodes:
- a CDS encoding nicotinate phosphoribosyltransferase — MKEIELKLQGKLNRLTNHTFKFDERIKDGWFSAVYFLKTKEIAKKHKPGAEVTMQFFQKSHAVICGTDEVIALLHTFADNPQDLEIHSLKDGDQIAPFETVLTIKGRYEDFGYLEGIIDGILARRTSVATSVYNVMKAASISGEQKPVVFMGDRDDHFTQQAGDGYAAFIGGSTAQATHAMNEWWGKKGMGTMPHALIQLFNGDIVEATKAYQETFPEDELIALVDYNNDVITDSLKVAREFGPELKGVRVDTSRMMIDKYFLRNQHVLGTFDPRGVNMQLIKALRQALDQEGYRHVKIVVSGGFNEDRIRQFEENEVPVDMYGVGSSLLKIHVGFTGDNVVIDGSPEAKAGRKLRPNPRLEKVEFE; from the coding sequence ATGAAAGAAATAGAGTTGAAACTTCAAGGGAAACTCAACAGGTTGACCAATCATACATTCAAGTTTGACGAAAGAATCAAGGATGGCTGGTTTTCGGCTGTCTATTTTTTGAAAACGAAGGAAATTGCGAAGAAGCATAAGCCCGGTGCAGAGGTGACGATGCAGTTCTTTCAAAAAAGCCATGCGGTCATATGTGGCACCGACGAAGTGATTGCCTTACTTCATACCTTTGCCGACAATCCGCAGGATCTTGAGATTCATTCACTGAAGGACGGGGATCAAATCGCCCCGTTTGAAACCGTGCTGACGATCAAGGGAAGGTATGAGGACTTTGGCTATCTCGAAGGCATCATCGACGGGATCCTGGCAAGAAGGACGTCGGTGGCGACGAGCGTATACAATGTCATGAAAGCAGCCTCGATTTCAGGTGAACAGAAACCGGTCGTCTTCATGGGGGACCGGGATGATCATTTCACCCAGCAGGCCGGGGACGGATACGCAGCCTTCATCGGCGGATCCACCGCCCAGGCGACACACGCCATGAACGAATGGTGGGGAAAAAAGGGGATGGGCACGATGCCACATGCCCTCATCCAATTGTTTAACGGCGATATCGTCGAGGCAACGAAGGCCTACCAGGAAACATTCCCGGAAGATGAGCTCATTGCACTCGTCGATTACAACAATGACGTCATCACAGACTCATTGAAAGTCGCCCGGGAGTTTGGTCCCGAATTAAAAGGGGTAAGGGTAGATACATCCAGAATGATGATCGACAAATATTTCCTCCGCAATCAGCACGTGCTCGGAACATTCGATCCGCGGGGCGTCAATATGCAGCTGATCAAAGCGTTAAGGCAAGCCCTTGATCAGGAAGGGTACCGGCACGTGAAGATTGTGGTATCAGGCGGCTTCAATGAGGACCGAATCCGGCAGTTTGAGGAGAATGAAGTGCCGGTCGATATGTATGGAGTCGGAAGCAGCCTCTTAAAGATCCATGTCGGCTTCACCGGCGACAATGTCGTCATCGACGGTTCCCCTGAAGCAAAGGCAGGAAGAAAGCTCCGGCCGAATCCCCGCCTGGAAAAAGTAGAATTCGAATAG
- a CDS encoding DNA translocase FtsK codes for MSWIKKLFGKLSDDDDQFDMHDDEMDVQSIETKRPERKNIAGSDRSRDVEARMTYQYPKGNFRFPIISDNEKRERPRDNRNRSREETAEPVKEQEVKNRNRPSANRKWENEKQTPAPQPKKSSKVEKGNSRPFTPTEIPSPIYGFRSRPVKKDESVEYELKKFLHNEEVNNQASEERPFTESKSAFDPASVRPSNSSGEENAQTQDEEIREAPQMHQPENRESAPRPSERISLITEIEEAVLTPKEPELKEDLPVNAPLENAELEASAVEENVDMPITGQMPDSEDAESAVSEESSIDDNAQEDRLEAPEEEIEETPTVEAYSFEESESVSAIVEEVVAEEEQETSGDEDSSNNDEALMVEEPQPMSTVETFVDEEAGSNVEETADTVSLDTEETPVAEKAELIDTETQPAEEAETMDETPSVAEAETSTVNEMSTAEQETSIIEETERMEADQTPESNEMASTHTDETQVVNQEQSSVTESPGVHDEGREAPKEEPPRRKRSHLPFNVLMLKQDKRQMNAAKPPVRPKQAEAVEEKAVPSIQEKSPEKVEEEQPPVQSFEEQPTSQGPVQGEEAAKSYDELSSETKRTRNYVFPEVDYLMPPVSKEMSEEWLDSQRALLNETLHNFNVRAKVVNVTQGPSVTRFEVQPEPGVKVNKITNLSDDIKLSLAAKDIRMEAPIPGKHTIGIEVPNRESRPVCISEVIASPAFQDTSSPLTAALGLDISGQPIVTDLSKMPHGLIAGATGSGKSVCINSILVSLLYKASPDELKLLLIDPKMVELAPYNRIPHLVSPVITDVKAATAALKWAVEEMERRYELFAHTGVRDIKRFNELAKRNGQYSDMLPYLVIVIDELADLMMMSPADVEEAICRIAQKARACGIHLIIATQRPSVDVITGLIKANVPTRVAFSVSSSVDSRTIIDGSGAERLLGKGDMLFLENGSSKPVRLQGTFVSDDEIDEIINHVREQREPDYIFQQDELIKKAQVTEEEDELFLEACEFVVDQGGASASSLQRRFRIGYNRAARLMEMMESNGIISESRGSKPRDVLISESELETLA; via the coding sequence GTGAGCTGGATAAAAAAATTATTTGGAAAATTATCAGATGATGATGACCAATTTGACATGCATGATGATGAAATGGACGTTCAGTCGATCGAAACGAAACGGCCTGAGCGTAAAAATATAGCAGGGTCCGATCGTTCCAGGGATGTAGAAGCGAGGATGACCTATCAATATCCGAAAGGAAACTTCCGCTTTCCCATCATATCGGACAATGAAAAAAGAGAGCGTCCAAGGGATAACCGAAACCGGAGCAGGGAAGAGACGGCAGAACCGGTCAAGGAGCAAGAAGTGAAGAACAGGAACCGGCCCTCAGCCAATCGGAAATGGGAAAATGAGAAGCAAACGCCTGCACCTCAGCCGAAGAAATCGTCCAAGGTTGAAAAAGGAAACAGCAGGCCTTTTACCCCGACCGAAATTCCGTCTCCAATATACGGATTCAGAAGCCGGCCGGTCAAAAAAGATGAAAGCGTCGAATACGAGCTGAAGAAATTTTTACATAATGAAGAAGTCAACAATCAGGCAAGTGAAGAGCGCCCATTTACGGAGAGTAAATCAGCTTTCGATCCTGCTTCTGTCCGCCCGTCCAACAGCAGTGGAGAAGAAAACGCCCAAACTCAGGATGAGGAGATTAGAGAAGCGCCTCAAATGCACCAACCAGAAAACCGTGAAAGTGCACCGAGACCATCCGAGCGGATTTCACTGATCACCGAAATTGAAGAAGCAGTGCTGACACCGAAGGAGCCGGAATTAAAAGAAGACTTACCGGTGAACGCTCCTTTAGAAAACGCGGAGCTGGAAGCGTCGGCCGTTGAAGAAAATGTGGATATGCCGATCACGGGCCAGATGCCAGACAGTGAAGATGCGGAGTCAGCTGTTTCCGAAGAATCTTCCATTGATGACAATGCCCAGGAGGACAGGCTAGAAGCTCCTGAAGAAGAGATAGAGGAAACGCCGACAGTTGAAGCATACAGTTTTGAAGAATCGGAGTCAGTGAGTGCCATTGTTGAAGAAGTGGTGGCAGAGGAGGAACAGGAAACTTCCGGAGATGAAGACTCTTCGAACAACGACGAAGCGTTAATGGTAGAGGAACCTCAGCCTATGAGCACAGTCGAAACGTTTGTTGATGAAGAAGCCGGGTCAAACGTAGAGGAAACTGCAGATACAGTTTCACTCGATACAGAAGAAACTCCCGTCGCTGAAAAAGCAGAATTAATAGATACAGAGACTCAACCCGCTGAAGAAGCTGAAACAATGGATGAAACCCCATCTGTTGCAGAAGCAGAGACATCGACCGTAAACGAAATGTCAACGGCTGAGCAGGAAACTTCAATTATTGAAGAAACAGAGAGAATGGAAGCAGATCAAACTCCAGAATCAAACGAAATGGCGTCAACGCATACTGACGAAACCCAAGTCGTGAATCAGGAACAATCAAGCGTTACTGAATCCCCTGGGGTTCATGATGAGGGACGAGAAGCACCGAAAGAAGAACCACCAAGAAGAAAAAGGTCTCATCTTCCTTTCAATGTGCTGATGCTGAAGCAGGATAAGCGGCAGATGAATGCTGCAAAGCCTCCTGTCCGTCCTAAGCAGGCGGAGGCGGTTGAAGAGAAAGCTGTACCATCGATCCAGGAGAAATCTCCGGAAAAGGTGGAAGAAGAACAGCCGCCGGTTCAGTCATTTGAAGAGCAGCCGACCTCTCAAGGTCCCGTGCAGGGGGAAGAGGCGGCGAAGAGTTATGATGAGTTGAGTTCAGAGACGAAGCGGACGAGGAATTATGTGTTCCCGGAAGTGGATTATTTGATGCCGCCGGTGTCGAAGGAAATGAGCGAGGAATGGCTGGATTCACAGAGGGCATTGCTGAATGAGACGCTTCATAATTTCAACGTCCGTGCGAAAGTGGTGAATGTGACGCAGGGGCCGTCCGTTACCCGGTTTGAGGTTCAACCTGAGCCCGGGGTGAAGGTGAATAAGATTACAAATCTATCAGATGATATCAAGTTGAGCCTTGCTGCGAAGGATATCCGGATGGAGGCGCCGATCCCCGGTAAGCATACGATCGGGATTGAGGTGCCGAACCGTGAGAGCAGACCGGTTTGCATCAGTGAAGTGATTGCGAGTCCTGCTTTCCAGGACACGTCCTCACCGTTGACGGCAGCCCTTGGTCTTGATATTTCCGGTCAGCCGATCGTGACGGATCTGAGCAAGATGCCTCACGGACTTATCGCCGGTGCGACCGGTTCAGGTAAGAGTGTGTGCATCAACTCGATTCTTGTCAGCCTGCTCTATAAAGCTTCTCCGGATGAATTGAAGCTACTTCTTATTGATCCGAAGATGGTTGAGCTCGCACCGTATAACCGGATCCCTCACCTCGTCAGTCCTGTGATCACCGATGTGAAAGCAGCGACCGCCGCGCTTAAATGGGCAGTGGAGGAAATGGAACGGCGCTATGAATTATTTGCCCACACCGGGGTAAGGGATATTAAACGATTCAATGAACTGGCGAAACGGAATGGGCAGTACAGCGATATGCTTCCATACCTGGTGATCGTCATCGATGAGCTTGCTGATCTGATGATGATGTCACCTGCAGATGTTGAGGAAGCGATTTGCCGGATCGCCCAGAAGGCACGTGCCTGCGGGATTCATCTGATCATTGCGACTCAGCGTCCATCAGTCGACGTCATCACTGGATTGATCAAGGCGAATGTTCCGACAAGGGTCGCATTCTCGGTATCTTCAAGCGTCGATTCAAGGACGATCATCGATGGCAGCGGAGCGGAAAGACTGCTCGGTAAAGGGGATATGCTGTTCCTGGAGAACGGTTCATCGAAGCCAGTCCGTTTGCAGGGGACGTTCGTTTCCGACGATGAGATCGATGAGATCATCAATCATGTCAGGGAACAAAGGGAACCGGATTATATTTTCCAACAGGATGAATTGATCAAGAAAGCCCAAGTGACCGAAGAAGAGGATGAATTATTCCTCGAAGCCTGTGAGTTTGTCGTCGATCAGGGCGGTGCATCGGCATCGAGCCTGCAGCGCCGGTTCCGGATCGGTTACAACCGGGCGGCGAGACTGATGGAAATGATGGAGAGTAACGGCATCATTTCTGAGTCACGGGGCAGCAAACCGCGGGACGTCCTGATTTCCGAAAGTGAATTGGAAACCCTGGCGTAG
- the ytpR gene encoding YtpR family tRNA-binding protein, with product MNVFYNLEGIGDTLIVTLAPGFEGEVLHERKEDAVRLFDENGKTLGYNLFNASTYMELNEAGPVEMNDDKLKVINEAISKNGFDEVLEADFSPKFVVGFVSEKEKHPNADKLNICTVDVGEETLQIVCGAPNVDKGQKVVVAKVGAVMPSGMVIKDAELRGVASSGMICSAKELALPDAPQEKGILVLEDTYEVGQPFKA from the coding sequence ATGAACGTATTTTATAACTTAGAAGGCATTGGAGATACACTGATTGTGACCCTTGCACCAGGATTTGAAGGGGAAGTGCTGCACGAACGAAAAGAAGATGCAGTGCGCCTGTTTGATGAAAATGGGAAAACACTCGGATACAATCTTTTCAATGCGTCAACCTATATGGAACTAAACGAAGCGGGCCCTGTCGAAATGAACGATGACAAGCTCAAGGTGATCAATGAAGCAATCAGCAAAAACGGCTTCGATGAAGTATTGGAAGCAGACTTCTCACCGAAGTTCGTCGTCGGCTTCGTTTCAGAAAAAGAAAAACACCCGAATGCAGACAAGCTGAACATCTGCACAGTGGACGTAGGCGAAGAAACATTGCAAATCGTCTGCGGTGCCCCGAATGTAGACAAAGGACAAAAAGTCGTTGTCGCAAAAGTCGGCGCCGTCATGCCAAGCGGGATGGTCATCAAGGATGCAGAACTCCGCGGAGTCGCGTCATCAGGTATGATCTGCTCTGCCAAAGAACTTGCGCTGCCGGATGCTCCTCAGGAAAAAGGGATCCTCGTTCTTGAAGACACGTACGAAGTAGGTCAACCATTCAAAGCATAA
- a CDS encoding DUF1444 domain-containing protein, whose protein sequence is MDIKKLKGILQERLEKPNRTFTYDRDKDSLRIENKETNKGITVALPPIVSKWKENNKSIIDEVVYYVEEALNVMGTKADLENKEKKVFPVIRSTSFATESNEGVTLVTDEHTAETRIYYALDLGKTYRLLDENMLKSEGWTHEQMKETALFNVRSLPTNMKKDEVAGNIFYFLNNNDGYDASRILNEAFLKQVSNDIQGEMTVSVPHQDVLVIGDIRNETGYDVLAQLTMSFFTTGNVPITALSFVYEEGELEPVFILAKNRKKEREKK, encoded by the coding sequence TTGGATATTAAAAAGCTGAAAGGCATACTCCAGGAACGATTAGAAAAACCGAATCGTACGTTTACATATGATCGAGACAAAGATTCACTGAGGATTGAGAATAAGGAAACGAATAAAGGCATCACCGTCGCACTTCCGCCGATTGTGTCAAAATGGAAGGAAAACAACAAATCCATCATTGATGAAGTGGTTTATTATGTGGAAGAGGCGTTAAATGTCATGGGGACAAAAGCCGACCTTGAGAACAAAGAGAAAAAGGTGTTCCCGGTCATCCGCTCCACCTCTTTTGCAACCGAATCAAATGAAGGGGTTACACTCGTCACCGACGAACATACAGCGGAAACCCGGATTTATTATGCATTGGATTTAGGAAAGACGTATCGTCTGCTCGACGAAAACATGCTGAAATCTGAAGGCTGGACCCACGAGCAGATGAAAGAGACGGCGTTATTCAACGTCAGAAGCCTGCCGACAAACATGAAAAAGGATGAAGTGGCAGGAAACATCTTCTACTTCCTGAATAATAATGACGGATATGACGCAAGCCGCATTTTGAATGAGGCATTCCTCAAGCAGGTGAGCAATGATATCCAGGGGGAAATGACCGTATCTGTTCCCCATCAGGATGTACTGGTCATCGGGGATATCCGCAATGAAACGGGCTATGATGTCCTTGCTCAATTAACGATGAGCTTCTTTACGACAGGGAATGTCCCGATCACGGCACTATCCTTCGTATACGAAGAAGGAGAACTCGAACCTGTCTTCATTCTCGCAAAAAATCGCAAAAAGGAAAGGGAGAAGAAATAA
- a CDS encoding thioredoxin family protein, whose amino-acid sequence MRKLESIEEFQQLKENGKHVFMFSADWCPDCRVIEPILPEVESQFPDYTFLYVDRDQFIDVCIEHDIFGIPSFLAYENGRETGRFVSKDRKTKEEIERFMNSLA is encoded by the coding sequence ATGCGTAAACTTGAATCAATAGAAGAATTTCAACAACTGAAAGAAAACGGCAAACATGTATTCATGTTCTCCGCCGACTGGTGCCCCGATTGCCGGGTCATCGAACCGATCCTGCCAGAGGTTGAAAGTCAATTTCCAGACTACACATTCCTTTATGTAGATCGTGATCAATTCATCGATGTCTGCATCGAGCATGACATCTTCGGAATCCCAAGCTTCCTGGCATACGAAAATGGCCGCGAAACAGGCCGCTTCGTCAGCAAGGACCGGAAGACGAAAGAAGAAATCGAGCGCTTTATGAATTCATTGGCGTAA
- a CDS encoding PTS transporter subunit IIC, with protein sequence MKEYLQRKGITLSAKTYFIDALSYMALGLFSSLIIGLIIKTVGEQLPLPAGVSEFFIEMGSLAITLMGPAIGAAIAYGLGAPPLVLFAAVVTGAAGGSLGGPAGAYVAAVLSTEIGKLVSKSTKVDIIVTPFVTILAGFTTAYFIGPGIADFMTMFGSWISWATEQRPIIMGILVAALMGLALTAPISSAAIALMLDLSGVAAGAATIGCAAQMVGFAVISYRENKIGGLFAQGIGTSMLQVPNIVRNPRILIPPTVAGMILAPIGTTVWLMENNAAGAGMGTSGFVGQIMTFKTMGFSWEVTMKILLLHIVGPAFISLLLSEYMRKLGWIKPGQMTIETGGK encoded by the coding sequence ATGAAAGAATATTTACAGCGAAAAGGCATTACGTTATCAGCAAAGACGTATTTCATAGATGCATTAAGTTATATGGCGCTGGGATTGTTCAGTTCATTGATCATCGGATTGATCATCAAAACGGTCGGGGAGCAGCTTCCTTTACCTGCGGGGGTCAGTGAATTCTTCATTGAAATGGGCAGCCTTGCAATCACCCTGATGGGGCCGGCGATCGGTGCGGCCATTGCCTATGGCCTCGGCGCCCCTCCGCTTGTCCTGTTCGCTGCCGTTGTGACCGGTGCAGCCGGGGGAAGCCTTGGTGGGCCGGCGGGTGCGTATGTCGCCGCGGTGCTGTCAACTGAAATTGGAAAGCTCGTGAGCAAGTCAACCAAGGTGGATATCATCGTGACGCCGTTTGTCACGATTCTCGCAGGATTTACGACCGCCTACTTCATCGGACCTGGGATTGCAGATTTTATGACGATGTTCGGCAGCTGGATCAGCTGGGCGACTGAACAACGGCCGATCATCATGGGGATCCTCGTGGCCGCGCTCATGGGGCTTGCCCTGACCGCGCCGATCTCCAGTGCCGCTATTGCCCTCATGCTTGATTTGAGCGGTGTCGCTGCAGGTGCCGCGACAATTGGCTGCGCCGCCCAGATGGTCGGGTTCGCCGTCATCAGCTACCGGGAAAATAAAATCGGCGGATTATTCGCCCAAGGCATCGGGACGTCCATGCTGCAGGTACCGAATATAGTCAGAAACCCCCGCATCCTCATCCCGCCTACCGTGGCAGGCATGATCCTTGCCCCCATCGGGACGACCGTCTGGCTGATGGAAAACAATGCTGCAGGTGCCGGCATGGGGACAAGTGGATTTGTCGGTCAAATCATGACGTTCAAAACCATGGGATTCAGCTGGGAAGTGACGATGAAAATCCTTCTGTTGCATATTGTTGGACCTGCATTCATCAGCCTGTTACTATCTGAATATATGCGGAAACTGGGCTGGATCAAACCCGGCCAGATGACGATAGAAACTGGAGGCAAATAA
- a CDS encoding YtoQ family protein yields MEFTVYLAGEIHSSWRNELKEKAKALRLPITFVGPMENHDRSDSIGEEILGEQPNKIFRDEAASSINNFRTELLMAKSDAVIALFGEEYKQWNTAMDASTALSLQKPLILIRPEKLHHPLKELSNKANVTVTSIDQALKTLSYVFETE; encoded by the coding sequence ATGGAATTCACAGTATATCTGGCTGGAGAAATACATAGCTCATGGCGAAATGAGTTAAAGGAGAAAGCAAAGGCGCTTCGCCTTCCCATCACGTTCGTGGGCCCGATGGAAAACCATGACCGCTCAGATTCGATCGGTGAAGAGATACTCGGCGAACAGCCCAATAAGATTTTCCGTGATGAAGCTGCTTCAAGCATCAACAACTTCAGGACGGAATTGCTGATGGCAAAGTCCGATGCCGTCATCGCCCTTTTCGGTGAAGAATACAAGCAGTGGAACACCGCCATGGATGCAAGCACCGCTTTATCCCTTCAAAAGCCGCTCATCCTCATTCGGCCGGAAAAGCTCCATCACCCATTAAAAGAGCTGTCCAATAAGGCAAACGTCACCGTGACATCGATCGATCAGGCACTTAAAACCTTGTCTTATGTATTTGAAACAGAGTAA
- a CDS encoding peptide MFS transporter — protein MSSMNKQKIVDSVPQKGFFGHPKGLFTLFFTEFWERFSYYGMRAILVFYMYYEVSEGGLGLEQNTALAIMSIYGSLVYMSGVIGGWLADRVFGTSKAVFYGGIFIMFGHIALSFPGSLSLFFVSMVLIVVGTGLLKPNVSTVVGEMYSEKDTRRDAAFSIFYMGINLGAFIAPLIVGSLMESKGFHWGFAVAAIGMFLGLVVFMATKKKNLGLAGTYVPNPLTQAEKKKYGLIVGVVVVALAIILGTTIPAGLFTLDLFINLVGIFGILVPTIYFAVMYYSPKTTATERSRVIAYIPLFISAVMFWSIQEQGSTILAAYADKRTQLEFMGISISPAWFQSLNPLFIILLAPVFAWMWVKLGDRQPSIPKKFSFGLLFAGLSFLVILLPAQLGGEGSLVNPLWLVLSYFIVVLGELCLSPVGLSATTKLAPDAFSAQTMSLWFLASAGAQALNAQLVRFYSPETETLYFGSIGGMAIVLAIILFLISPIIQRAMKGVK, from the coding sequence ATGTCATCAATGAATAAACAGAAAATTGTGGATAGTGTCCCTCAAAAAGGTTTCTTTGGACATCCGAAGGGATTATTCACTTTATTCTTCACAGAGTTCTGGGAGCGTTTTTCCTACTATGGAATGCGTGCCATCCTCGTATTTTACATGTATTACGAGGTTTCTGAAGGCGGACTCGGCCTTGAGCAAAATACTGCTTTAGCAATCATGTCTATTTATGGTTCACTCGTATATATGTCGGGGGTAATTGGAGGCTGGTTGGCCGATCGGGTATTCGGTACTTCGAAAGCTGTCTTCTACGGTGGGATTTTCATCATGTTCGGTCACATCGCATTATCGTTCCCTGGGAGCTTATCACTGTTCTTCGTTTCCATGGTACTGATCGTAGTCGGAACCGGTTTATTGAAGCCGAATGTGTCTACAGTAGTAGGTGAAATGTACAGTGAAAAGGATACGCGCCGTGATGCTGCATTCAGTATCTTCTACATGGGTATCAACTTAGGTGCTTTCATCGCTCCATTGATCGTAGGTAGCTTGATGGAATCGAAAGGTTTCCACTGGGGCTTCGCAGTAGCCGCAATTGGGATGTTCTTAGGTCTAGTTGTGTTCATGGCGACGAAAAAGAAGAATCTTGGCCTTGCGGGTACATACGTGCCAAATCCGCTTACTCAAGCTGAGAAGAAAAAGTATGGCCTGATCGTCGGTGTGGTCGTCGTTGCCCTTGCAATTATCTTGGGAACAACGATTCCAGCGGGTCTGTTCACACTTGATCTTTTCATCAATTTAGTCGGGATCTTTGGTATCCTCGTTCCAACCATTTACTTTGCTGTCATGTATTACAGTCCTAAGACGACAGCAACGGAACGTTCAAGAGTCATTGCATACATTCCGTTATTTATTTCAGCAGTTATGTTCTGGTCGATTCAAGAACAGGGATCTACAATTCTTGCTGCCTATGCAGACAAGCGTACCCAGCTTGAATTCATGGGGATTTCGATTTCTCCTGCATGGTTCCAATCATTGAATCCGTTATTCATCATCCTGTTAGCACCGGTATTCGCCTGGATGTGGGTGAAGCTTGGTGACCGTCAACCGTCCATTCCGAAGAAATTCTCATTCGGTCTATTGTTTGCCGGGTTATCATTCTTAGTTATCTTGTTACCTGCCCAATTAGGCGGGGAAGGTTCATTAGTGAATCCTTTATGGCTTGTACTAAGCTATTTCATCGTTGTGCTTGGTGAGCTATGCTTGTCTCCAGTCGGACTTTCGGCTACAACGAAGCTTGCTCCGGATGCATTCTCTGCTCAAACGATGAGCCTTTGGTTCTTGGCTTCAGCAGGTGCTCAGGCGCTTAACGCACAGCTCGTACGCTTCTACTCACCGGAAACTGAAACGCTTTACTTCGGTTCGATCGGTGGTATGGCAATCGTCCTGGCGATTATCTTATTCTTGATTTCTCCAATCATCCAAAGAGCGATGAAAGGCGTAAAATAA
- a CDS encoding DUF84 family protein, with amino-acid sequence MKIAIGTQNPAKVQAIQKAFSQLYEQAEFEALQAESHVSEQPLSDEETIEGALNRARGVLESTGSEIGIGLEGGVSDSTDGMILCNWGALVDSNGNEIIAGGARIPLPEEISAKIQEGYELGPLMDDYTKRTGISKKEGAIGVFTNDLITREAMFMHVVLLLIGQWQCRTGAQKS; translated from the coding sequence ATGAAAATAGCAATCGGAACACAAAATCCTGCAAAGGTACAAGCGATCCAAAAAGCCTTTTCACAGTTATATGAACAGGCGGAATTCGAGGCGCTTCAAGCCGAGTCCCATGTGAGTGAACAACCCCTGTCAGACGAAGAGACGATCGAGGGGGCACTGAACCGTGCGAGGGGCGTCCTTGAAAGCACAGGCAGTGAGATAGGGATCGGTCTTGAAGGAGGGGTATCTGATTCCACTGACGGTATGATCCTCTGTAACTGGGGTGCGCTGGTCGATTCAAATGGGAATGAAATCATCGCCGGTGGTGCACGGATTCCACTGCCGGAGGAAATAAGCGCAAAGATACAAGAAGGGTACGAGCTCGGTCCCTTGATGGACGACTACACCAAAAGGACCGGCATCAGCAAGAAAGAAGGGGCCATCGGGGTATTTACCAATGACCTCATCACCAGGGAAGCGATGTTCATGCACGTCGTTCTGCTGCTGATCGGTCAGTGGCAATGCAGGACCGGCGCTCAAAAGTCATAA
- a CDS encoding M42 family metallopeptidase, which yields MKRDTLDMFKTLTELPGAPGNEHAVRAYMKEELSKYSDEIVQDRLGGVFGVRNGSEKEPVVMVAGHMDEVGFMVTSITDNGMIRFQTLGGWWSQVLLAQRVQIITDNGPVTGVIGSIPPHLLGEEQRRKPMDMKNMLIDIGADDKENAREIGIKPGQQIVPICPFTPMANEKKILAKAWDNRYGCGLSIELLKELQGHTLPNTLYSGATVQEEVGLRGAQTAANMINPDIFFALDASPANDMSGDKNEFGQLGKGALLRILDRSMVTHRGMREFILDTAETNDIPYQYFVSQGGTDAGRVHMSNEGVPSAVVGICSRYIHTHASMIHVDDYAAAKELIVKLVKQCDRSTIDTILSNG from the coding sequence ATGAAACGAGATACACTTGATATGTTTAAAACACTGACAGAATTACCGGGGGCACCGGGGAATGAGCATGCGGTGCGTGCATACATGAAGGAAGAGCTTTCAAAGTACTCGGATGAAATCGTACAGGACCGCCTGGGAGGTGTGTTCGGTGTCAGAAACGGCAGCGAAAAGGAGCCCGTGGTCATGGTCGCAGGTCATATGGATGAAGTGGGCTTCATGGTCACATCAATCACCGACAATGGAATGATCCGCTTCCAAACCCTCGGAGGATGGTGGAGCCAGGTCCTTCTTGCGCAGCGTGTGCAGATCATCACCGACAATGGTCCGGTTACCGGTGTGATCGGAAGCATACCGCCGCACTTGCTTGGAGAAGAGCAGCGTAGAAAGCCGATGGATATGAAGAACATGCTGATCGATATCGGTGCAGATGATAAGGAAAATGCACGTGAAATCGGGATCAAGCCCGGTCAGCAAATCGTGCCGATCTGTCCGTTCACGCCGATGGCAAACGAAAAGAAAATCCTGGCCAAAGCATGGGATAACCGCTACGGCTGTGGATTATCCATTGAATTGTTAAAGGAATTACAAGGTCACACCCTTCCAAACACCCTCTACTCAGGGGCTACGGTCCAGGAAGAGGTCGGACTGCGCGGGGCACAGACCGCAGCGAATATGATCAATCCTGATATCTTCTTCGCACTTGACGCGAGTCCTGCAAATGATATGTCAGGTGATAAAAATGAATTTGGTCAACTTGGCAAAGGAGCACTCCTCCGCATCCTTGACCGCTCCATGGTGACGCATCGTGGAATGAGGGAATTCATCCTCGATACAGCTGAAACAAACGATATTCCTTATCAGTACTTCGTCTCCCAGGGCGGCACTGATGCAGGAAGGGTGCATATGTCCAATGAAGGAGTGCCGAGTGCCGTAGTCGGAATCTGTTCAAGATACATCCATACACACGCATCCATGATTCATGTGGACGATTATGCGGCAGCCAAAGAACTGATCGTCAAGCTGGTCAAGCAATGTGACCGCTCTACGATCGATACCATTCTCTCCAATGGCTGA